Proteins encoded together in one Labilibaculum sp. DW002 window:
- a CDS encoding RNA polymerase sigma factor — translation MFRSKKNLKNKNDQQLLLDYLADGDLDVLGELFGRYMHLVYGVALKYLKNRDEAKDAVTQIFERLITEIPKFEILNFKSWLFVVTKNYCLMEIRREKANKNRFEKFSADQNMESTELLHPIDEDLNSSLQENLKHCLDRLKKEQQECVQLFYYQEKSYGDIADELNIAEKKVKSYIQNGKRNLKICLEQLEKEHEV, via the coding sequence ATGTTCCGATCTAAAAAAAATCTAAAAAATAAGAATGATCAACAGTTGCTGTTGGATTATTTGGCGGATGGTGATTTGGATGTTCTTGGAGAATTATTTGGGAGATACATGCATCTGGTATATGGCGTAGCATTGAAATATCTAAAAAATAGAGATGAGGCAAAAGATGCTGTTACGCAGATTTTTGAACGTTTGATTACTGAAATCCCTAAATTTGAAATACTGAACTTTAAGTCTTGGTTGTTTGTAGTGACTAAGAATTATTGCCTGATGGAAATTCGAAGAGAAAAAGCCAATAAGAACAGGTTTGAAAAATTTTCAGCAGATCAGAATATGGAATCGACAGAATTGTTGCATCCTATAGATGAGGACTTGAATTCTTCTTTGCAAGAAAATTTGAAACATTGCCTGGATCGCTTGAAAAAGGAACAGCAGGAGTGTGTGCAGTTATTTTACTATCAGGAAAAGAGCTATGGTGATATTGCTGATGAATTAAATATTGCAGAGAAAAAAGTGAAAAGCTACATACAGAATGGAAAACGCAATTTGAAAATTTGTTTGGAGCAACTAGAAAAGGAACATGAAGTTTAA
- a CDS encoding carboxypeptidase-like regulatory domain-containing protein, giving the protein MKFKGRLTYRNFIDYFSNKLEKKEKHAFEKKIMQDSFESEAFDGLSKLDAAEFEKDMTDLNSLIHARTKEKKRRIPFWLPYAASVIILLGLSSVLYYLSQYSAQDEMISAQMEDLVPKVEKSVTEPEIIKHDSEYVDIMEMVEEELDMEISDADEIIEEELMVISEDEELDDQTIPEEKIERVIPIAPIEQLTIANKKYKKTFKTAEESIQKTLEGQVAGVEVQKAIRQKSAKKSYASRLIQDDKIISGKVVDEDAMPIPGVSIVVKGTANGVVTDVDGQFKLKASDTSEDYRLVASFIGFESKEINALTDSSLLVILETNQQSMDEVVVVGYGISTSKTERGNTSWEKAKPNQFASVDKFEDYLVKELMDADFRHLNGIHKVKFTFVVEPYGALKDIKFRGKPDAILVKEIERLLFDSGDWYPAESGGDAVASKVRISLKLKFD; this is encoded by the coding sequence ATGAAGTTTAAAGGAAGATTGACATATCGAAACTTTATAGACTACTTCAGCAATAAGCTAGAGAAGAAGGAAAAGCATGCCTTTGAAAAAAAGATCATGCAAGATTCTTTCGAAAGTGAGGCTTTTGATGGTTTATCGAAACTTGATGCAGCGGAGTTTGAAAAAGATATGACTGATTTAAATAGTTTAATTCATGCTCGAACAAAAGAAAAGAAGCGTAGAATTCCTTTTTGGCTTCCTTATGCTGCAAGTGTTATAATATTGCTTGGTTTAAGTTCTGTACTTTACTATTTGAGTCAATATTCTGCACAAGATGAAATGATAAGTGCTCAAATGGAAGACTTGGTGCCGAAAGTAGAAAAGTCAGTTACCGAGCCTGAAATAATAAAGCACGACTCGGAATATGTGGATATAATGGAAATGGTTGAAGAGGAATTGGACATGGAAATTTCTGATGCCGATGAAATCATAGAAGAGGAGCTGATGGTTATTAGCGAAGATGAAGAACTAGATGATCAAACTATCCCAGAAGAAAAGATTGAGAGAGTTATACCAATTGCGCCTATTGAGCAGTTAACGATAGCAAATAAAAAGTACAAAAAGACATTTAAAACAGCTGAAGAAAGTATTCAAAAAACTTTGGAAGGACAAGTTGCAGGAGTAGAAGTTCAGAAGGCAATAAGGCAAAAATCTGCGAAGAAATCTTATGCAAGTAGATTGATACAAGACGATAAAATAATATCTGGCAAAGTAGTAGATGAGGATGCTATGCCAATTCCTGGGGTTAGTATAGTTGTAAAAGGAACTGCCAATGGCGTTGTTACTGATGTGGATGGGCAATTTAAATTGAAGGCTTCTGATACTAGTGAAGATTATAGATTAGTGGCATCTTTTATTGGTTTTGAATCGAAAGAGATAAATGCTTTAACTGATTCATCTTTGTTGGTTATTTTAGAAACGAACCAGCAAAGCATGGATGAGGTTGTAGTTGTTGGATATGGAATAAGTACAAGCAAAACGGAACGTGGAAACACATCTTGGGAAAAGGCAAAGCCAAATCAATTTGCTTCTGTTGATAAATTTGAAGACTACCTTGTTAAAGAATTAATGGATGCTGATTTTAGGCATCTAAATGGCATACACAAAGTGAAATTCACTTTCGTTGTTGAGCCTTATGGTGCGTTAAAAGACATCAAATTTAGAGGTAAGCCAGATGCCATTTTAGTGAAAGAAATAGAACGTTTACTATTCGATTCGGGAGATTGGTATCCAGCCGAATCAGGAGGCGATGCTGTAGCCTCAAAAGTGAGAATTAGCCTAAAATTGAAATTCGACTAA
- a CDS encoding DMT family transporter: MNWKKPWFQFTILLILAFVWGSSFILMKIGLKSFTNDQAAGIRMLLASLVLLPYSIKNLKYLKKKDLKSLLVAGFIGSFIPAFLFTKAQTQIDSALAGMLNSMTPIFTLVIGMIFYKTKLKWLQVSGLVLGLFGAIGLITSGQDLSFGNINSYALLIVLATVFYGININVVKARLSHLSGVQITSLAFFFTGPAALIYLLTTDFQPVLASPNWHIHFLALCALGIIGTAFAMLLMNSLIRHISAVYASSVTYIIPVFAIFWGVLDGEKINILHITCMVLILLGVYLINRKK; the protein is encoded by the coding sequence ATGAACTGGAAAAAACCTTGGTTTCAGTTTACGATACTATTAATACTTGCTTTTGTATGGGGGTCATCCTTTATTCTTATGAAGATTGGATTGAAAAGCTTTACAAATGATCAAGCGGCTGGTATCAGAATGTTGTTGGCATCACTCGTTCTTTTGCCATATTCCATAAAGAATTTAAAGTATCTAAAAAAGAAAGATCTTAAAAGTTTGTTAGTAGCTGGGTTCATTGGAAGTTTTATCCCAGCCTTTTTATTTACAAAGGCACAAACTCAAATCGATAGTGCATTGGCAGGAATGCTAAATTCAATGACACCAATATTCACTTTGGTGATTGGAATGATTTTCTACAAAACAAAATTAAAATGGCTCCAAGTATCCGGTTTGGTTTTAGGATTATTTGGTGCAATTGGCCTGATTACCTCTGGACAAGATCTTTCCTTTGGAAACATTAATAGTTACGCTTTACTTATCGTACTAGCCACCGTCTTTTACGGGATAAATATTAATGTAGTAAAAGCACGTTTATCGCATTTAAGTGGTGTTCAAATAACCTCCTTAGCATTCTTTTTTACAGGTCCAGCTGCATTAATTTATTTGCTGACAACCGATTTTCAACCCGTTTTGGCATCACCAAATTGGCACATTCACTTTTTAGCATTGTGCGCTTTGGGAATAATCGGAACAGCCTTTGCCATGCTGTTAATGAACAGTTTAATTCGTCATATTTCTGCTGTATATGCCTCATCGGTAACTTATATCATTCCCGTATTTGCCATTTTTTGGGGAGTGCTTGATGGTGAGAAAATAAATATCCTGCACATAACCTGTATGGTACTTATCCTATTGGGTGTTTATCTGATTAATCGAAAAAAATAA
- a CDS encoding MalY/PatB family protein, with translation MRYNFDEIIERKNTDCVKYDKLESYFGAKDLLPLWVADMDFKVPPCISEAIIERANHEIYGYTFRGDSCIKSIQNWLKTRHDWAIPKDWISSSPGVVTGLSILLMSLTNEGDQIAIQSPVYHPFAQVINDTKRKLVVNPLRLTDEGYQMDFEQLEELAKNGLTALVLSNPHNPVGRVFTKEELVQLGNLANTYDFLIISDEIHQDLIYEGYKHIPLASLSDELAQRTITCIAPSKTFNVAGLASSVIIIPNAKLKQKFETLLSSLHLNSGNLFGHTAMQAGYEDGAEWLDQLMDYLKGNVDFLRSYLKENIPTIKLIEPEATYLLWLDCRSLNIDTEKLNKLLIQKAGLALNKGTTFGNDGEGFLRINIGCPRSVLEKALEKIKLIVDEL, from the coding sequence ATGCGCTATAATTTTGATGAGATTATCGAAAGAAAAAATACCGATTGTGTAAAATACGATAAACTAGAAAGCTATTTTGGAGCAAAAGATCTATTGCCTCTTTGGGTTGCTGATATGGATTTTAAAGTTCCACCTTGTATTTCTGAAGCAATTATTGAGAGGGCAAATCATGAAATATATGGCTACACTTTTCGTGGAGATTCTTGCATTAAAAGCATTCAAAATTGGCTAAAAACAAGACATGATTGGGCAATTCCTAAAGATTGGATTTCATCGAGTCCTGGTGTTGTAACAGGTCTTTCTATTTTATTGATGAGTTTGACCAATGAAGGTGATCAGATTGCGATTCAATCGCCCGTTTACCATCCATTTGCACAAGTTATTAATGATACCAAACGCAAATTGGTTGTAAATCCTCTTCGTCTTACTGATGAAGGCTATCAGATGGATTTTGAACAACTGGAAGAACTAGCAAAAAATGGATTAACTGCACTTGTCTTAAGTAATCCGCACAATCCGGTTGGTCGAGTATTTACAAAAGAAGAGTTAGTTCAATTAGGTAATTTAGCAAACACCTACGATTTCCTAATCATTTCTGATGAAATTCATCAAGATTTAATTTACGAAGGTTACAAGCACATCCCTTTGGCTTCCTTATCGGATGAATTGGCGCAAAGAACAATTACTTGCATTGCTCCTTCGAAAACATTTAATGTTGCTGGATTAGCAAGTTCTGTTATCATCATTCCAAATGCTAAATTGAAACAAAAGTTTGAAACTTTACTTTCTTCTTTGCATTTGAATTCTGGCAATTTATTTGGACATACTGCCATGCAAGCTGGTTACGAAGACGGTGCAGAATGGCTCGATCAGTTAATGGATTACCTAAAAGGAAATGTTGATTTTCTACGTTCGTATTTAAAAGAAAACATTCCAACTATTAAACTAATAGAACCTGAAGCTACCTATTTACTTTGGCTCGATTGCAGATCTCTAAATATCGACACCGAAAAACTAAATAAACTATTAATACAAAAAGCTGGTTTGGCATTAAACAAAGGAACCACCTTTGGCAATGACGGAGAAGGCTTCCTTCGCATAAATATCGGTTGTCCGAGATCTGTTCTTGAAAAAGCTCTTGAGAAGATTAAGTTGATTGTTGATGAACTTTAA
- a CDS encoding pyridoxal phosphate-dependent aminotransferase: MKINKSGAKYSAIVGIGERIKNISKETGEAFLLLNRGVNSVCNIDLNELVKEIDFNTNEMQVYPPSQGKIELRKAINKHYFGDRSNAENISICGGGMSALDIVFQTLQVDQIVLPDYYWGSYMQVMTIRGINSATYTDLKYIEENLDAYKNSAVIICDPNNPLGNKQADRELLKHIQLLNDNGTIVIVDCPYRRIFFGEEDEFFQNLLAFENVIVVESFSKSLGLSGQRLGFVHSPNKDFNNELGIRLMYATNGINAFSQILVEKLLCSEKGQKATNDFKRITAKGIERNIAYLRDKNLLANEFYKNSEPVGIFVIVNKSEEELLEKRIGSVSLSYFTRDKKEEAAKYARICVSVPPEKFEAFFKVF; the protein is encoded by the coding sequence ATGAAAATAAATAAAAGTGGAGCAAAGTATTCTGCAATAGTTGGAATTGGCGAACGAATTAAGAATATCAGTAAAGAAACAGGAGAAGCTTTTTTATTGCTGAATAGAGGTGTAAACTCCGTATGCAATATCGATTTAAATGAGCTGGTAAAAGAAATCGATTTTAATACCAATGAGATGCAGGTTTATCCACCTTCGCAAGGTAAAATTGAATTGCGAAAGGCGATTAATAAGCATTATTTCGGAGATAGAAGCAATGCTGAAAATATTTCGATTTGTGGTGGTGGAATGTCGGCGCTTGATATTGTGTTTCAGACCTTGCAAGTAGATCAAATTGTATTGCCTGATTATTATTGGGGATCGTACATGCAGGTAATGACGATTCGCGGTATTAATTCGGCTACTTACACAGATTTAAAATATATAGAAGAAAACCTTGATGCTTATAAAAATTCTGCGGTAATCATTTGTGATCCAAATAATCCCTTAGGGAATAAGCAAGCTGATAGGGAACTATTGAAACATATTCAGCTTTTAAATGATAATGGGACCATTGTAATTGTTGATTGTCCTTATCGAAGAATCTTTTTCGGTGAAGAAGACGAGTTTTTTCAGAACCTTTTGGCATTTGAAAATGTAATTGTTGTAGAAAGCTTTAGCAAATCACTTGGATTAAGTGGGCAGCGATTGGGTTTTGTGCATTCGCCAAATAAGGATTTTAATAACGAATTGGGAATCCGTTTAATGTACGCAACAAACGGTATTAATGCATTTTCTCAGATTCTGGTTGAAAAATTGTTGTGTTCAGAGAAAGGACAAAAAGCAACAAACGATTTTAAACGAATTACAGCAAAAGGAATTGAAAGAAACATAGCCTACTTGCGTGATAAAAATTTATTGGCTAATGAATTTTACAAGAATTCGGAACCTGTAGGGATTTTTGTGATTGTAAATAAATCTGAAGAAGAATTGCTAGAAAAAAGAATTGGAAGTGTTTCTTTGAGCTATTTTACAAGGGATAAAAAAGAGGAAGCTGCAAAGTATGCACGTATTTGTGTTTCTGTACCTCCAGAAAAATTCGAAGCGTTTTTTAAAGTATTTTAG
- a CDS encoding lytic transglycosylase domain-containing protein: protein MTIYTSLKKFGILLVFLAGIYVTAQLFNYSKVDDPTKDHIGSEYMSKYNVYALKTPLDMRFAGELVPLERWDVKESLDRELLVNTYWQSQTLLFLKRANRYFPIIEPILKEQGIPDDFKYLALIESGLIPTVVSPAGAVGFWQFMAPTAKDYKLEVNKEVDERYNIEKSTYAACKYLRDSYKKYKSWTLVAASYNAGRRFIDKQLKLQDAGTYFDLLLGEETGRYVFRILAIKRIMENSEDFGFRFRDGDLYPNIPTRKVKVNTKVENFAGFAKENGVNYKILKFFNPWLRKPYLTNKYKKEYEITLPAKGYINFAFSEYKKPSDSATVK, encoded by the coding sequence GTGACTATATATACTTCATTAAAGAAATTCGGAATTTTACTTGTCTTTTTAGCAGGAATTTATGTAACAGCTCAGTTGTTTAATTACTCCAAAGTAGATGATCCCACAAAGGATCATATTGGAAGTGAGTACATGAGTAAATACAATGTTTATGCCTTAAAAACGCCTTTGGATATGCGTTTTGCTGGCGAACTGGTTCCATTAGAAAGGTGGGATGTGAAAGAATCGTTGGACAGAGAGTTATTGGTGAATACCTATTGGCAATCACAGACCTTATTATTTTTAAAACGCGCCAATCGATATTTCCCGATTATCGAACCCATATTAAAAGAACAAGGTATTCCTGATGATTTTAAGTATTTGGCATTGATTGAAAGCGGCTTGATTCCAACCGTTGTCTCTCCTGCCGGAGCTGTAGGTTTTTGGCAATTTATGGCACCTACTGCTAAAGACTACAAGCTAGAAGTTAATAAAGAAGTTGATGAGCGTTACAATATTGAAAAATCGACCTATGCAGCATGTAAGTACCTAAGGGATTCTTATAAAAAATACAAAAGTTGGACATTAGTTGCTGCTTCGTATAATGCGGGAAGAAGATTTATCGATAAACAATTGAAATTGCAGGATGCGGGAACCTATTTCGATTTACTTTTAGGTGAGGAAACGGGAAGGTATGTGTTCCGAATTTTAGCAATTAAAAGGATCATGGAAAATTCGGAAGATTTTGGATTCCGTTTTCGAGACGGTGATTTGTACCCAAATATACCTACTCGTAAGGTGAAGGTGAATACTAAGGTTGAAAACTTTGCTGGCTTTGCTAAAGAAAATGGTGTGAATTACAAAATACTAAAGTTCTTTAATCCTTGGCTTAGAAAGCCCTATCTCACAAATAAGTATAAAAAAGAGTATGAAATTACACTTCCTGCCAAAGGATATATTAATTTTGCGTTTTCTGAATACAAAAAACCATCCGATTCTGCGACTGTAAAGTAG
- the uvrA gene encoding excinuclease ABC subunit UvrA: MEYLSLNRSSISLSGGESQRIRLATQIGSQLVNVLYILDEPSIGLHQRDNQKLIQSLRQLRDSGNSVVVVEHDKDMIESADYVVDMGPFAGKHGGEIVAAGLPDDILKGDSLTAHYLNGDKKIEVPETRRKGNGKTIKLTGCKGNNLKNVDVSFPLGKFICVTGVSGSGKSSLINGTLQPILSQHFYRSVKDPLAYDKVKGIDNVDKVVEVNQAPLGKTPRSNPATYTNVFGDIRKLFEKLPESQIRGYKAGRFSFNVKGGRCETCQGAGVRAIEMNFLPDVYVHCDECNGKRYNRETLEVRYKGKSIGDVLDMTINQAVVFFEKIPNILPKLKVLQEVGLGYITLGQPSTTLSGGESQRVKLATELAKRDTGKTMYILDEPTTGLHFEDIRVLLEVLDRLVNKGNTVLVIEHNMDVIKVADHVIDIGKEGGRNGGDVLFEGTPEDLLKCKKSFTAAFLKEEL, encoded by the coding sequence TTGGAATATTTATCTCTAAACCGAAGTTCAATCAGTTTATCAGGTGGTGAGTCTCAACGTATCCGACTAGCAACTCAAATTGGTTCGCAACTGGTTAACGTACTTTATATTCTCGATGAACCAAGTATTGGACTGCATCAGCGCGACAATCAAAAGTTGATTCAGTCCTTGCGTCAGCTTCGCGATTCAGGTAACTCAGTTGTAGTTGTTGAACACGATAAGGACATGATTGAATCTGCCGATTACGTGGTGGATATGGGACCTTTTGCAGGTAAGCATGGTGGTGAAATTGTTGCAGCTGGATTGCCTGATGATATCTTAAAGGGAGATAGTTTAACGGCTCACTATTTGAATGGCGATAAAAAAATAGAAGTTCCTGAAACGAGAAGAAAAGGAAATGGCAAAACGATAAAGCTTACAGGCTGTAAGGGGAATAACCTTAAGAATGTTGATGTCAGCTTCCCACTTGGCAAATTCATCTGTGTCACAGGTGTTTCCGGGAGTGGTAAGTCAAGTTTAATTAATGGTACCCTGCAACCAATCTTATCTCAACATTTTTATCGCTCAGTAAAAGATCCATTGGCATATGATAAGGTTAAAGGTATCGATAATGTGGATAAAGTTGTTGAAGTAAATCAAGCACCACTTGGTAAAACGCCTAGATCGAATCCCGCTACCTATACCAATGTTTTTGGTGATATTCGTAAACTGTTCGAAAAATTACCTGAATCACAAATTCGTGGTTATAAGGCCGGACGATTCTCCTTTAATGTAAAAGGCGGACGTTGTGAAACTTGCCAGGGAGCTGGTGTTCGTGCTATCGAGATGAACTTCTTACCAGATGTTTATGTCCACTGCGACGAATGTAACGGGAAACGATACAATCGCGAAACTTTGGAGGTGCGTTACAAAGGAAAATCTATCGGTGATGTTCTGGATATGACCATCAATCAAGCCGTTGTATTCTTCGAAAAAATCCCGAATATTCTACCTAAGCTTAAAGTTTTACAAGAAGTTGGTCTAGGCTATATTACGCTTGGTCAACCCTCTACGACCCTTTCCGGTGGCGAATCGCAACGTGTAAAACTAGCAACTGAGCTTGCTAAACGAGATACGGGTAAAACCATGTATATTCTTGATGAACCCACTACTGGTCTTCATTTTGAAGATATTCGAGTTCTACTTGAGGTATTAGATCGTTTGGTAAACAAAGGCAATACAGTCTTGGTTATTGAACACAATATGGATGTGATTAAAGTTGCTGATCATGTGATTGATATCGGAAAAGAAGGTGGACGAAATGGTGGTGATGTTTTATTCGAAGGCACGCCTGAGGATTTATTGAAATGCAAAAAATCTTTTACTGCTGCATTTTTAAAGGAAGAATTATAA
- a CDS encoding nucleoside kinase, which translates to MGKLIDIYFEDIKEKRSYPVGTDLQTILKDLVLEKKGEILGAMVNNKMKELTYEIYKPKNVTFVDGTHPDGRRMYVRSLCFLLYKAVHDLYPGAGFRVEHSISNGLYCRLTDKNIILTPPDIDAIKNRMHEIIEQDLPFVREEMETEKAIEIFESQGLKEKTSLFKTRGNLYTSVYHLGDSVDYFYGFLIPSTGSLKVFDLLPFSRGMLLVTPGRRDASVLEEVIPQEKMLKVFSEYKRWGKVLNISNVGDLNNYVKNDNISELIKISEALHEKKISQIADRIRKRRKRTKLILISGPSSSGKTTFGKRLAIQLKVAGLSPVNLSLDNYFVDREHTPKDENGEYDFEALEALDVRLFNENLVDLLNGKEVELPKFSFETGTRYYDGEKLKINGKQVLVVEGIHGLNPKLTPLIADDSKFRIYISALTSISIDGHNRIPSTDNRLIRRIVRDHKYRNYSAYDTISRWPSVRRGEEKNIFPYQEEADAMFNSALPYELGVLKRHAEPILKEIQPNMVEYSEANRLLKFFSYFRPISDEEIPPTSLMREFLGGSTFDY; encoded by the coding sequence ATGGGGAAACTAATTGATATTTATTTCGAAGATATAAAAGAGAAGAGATCTTATCCGGTTGGGACAGACTTGCAAACCATTTTAAAAGACCTCGTTCTTGAAAAAAAAGGTGAGATTTTGGGTGCAATGGTTAATAATAAGATGAAAGAATTGACTTATGAAATTTACAAACCTAAAAATGTAACATTCGTTGATGGAACACACCCTGATGGCAGAAGAATGTATGTCCGATCTTTGTGCTTTCTATTATATAAGGCTGTTCATGATTTGTATCCAGGTGCTGGTTTTCGTGTTGAACATTCCATTTCAAATGGCTTGTATTGCCGATTGACAGATAAAAATATCATCTTAACTCCGCCAGATATTGACGCGATTAAGAACAGAATGCATGAGATTATTGAGCAAGATTTACCATTTGTTCGAGAAGAGATGGAGACTGAGAAGGCAATAGAAATATTTGAAAGTCAGGGATTGAAAGAAAAAACAAGCCTGTTTAAAACTCGTGGTAATTTGTATACTTCGGTGTACCACTTGGGAGATAGTGTCGATTATTTTTATGGATTTTTGATTCCTTCTACAGGATCGCTTAAGGTTTTTGATTTGCTGCCCTTTTCGAGAGGAATGCTGCTGGTGACACCTGGCAGAAGAGATGCCTCTGTTCTTGAGGAGGTAATACCTCAGGAGAAGATGTTGAAAGTGTTTAGTGAGTACAAGCGCTGGGGTAAAGTATTGAATATTTCGAATGTTGGTGATCTTAATAATTACGTAAAAAATGATAATATATCAGAGCTGATAAAGATTTCTGAGGCTTTACATGAGAAGAAAATTTCTCAGATTGCAGATCGTATTCGAAAAAGAAGAAAGCGTACAAAGTTGATTCTAATTTCGGGTCCATCATCTTCTGGTAAAACAACCTTCGGTAAAAGATTGGCAATCCAATTGAAGGTAGCTGGTTTAAGTCCAGTTAATCTATCCTTAGATAATTATTTTGTAGATCGAGAACATACACCTAAAGATGAAAATGGGGAGTATGATTTTGAAGCATTAGAAGCTCTAGATGTGCGTCTGTTTAATGAAAATTTAGTTGATCTGTTAAATGGAAAAGAAGTTGAGTTGCCAAAGTTTTCTTTTGAAACAGGCACTCGGTATTACGATGGAGAAAAATTGAAAATAAACGGAAAGCAAGTCTTGGTTGTGGAAGGCATTCATGGATTGAATCCAAAATTGACTCCTTTGATTGCTGATGACTCTAAGTTTAGAATTTACATTTCTGCTCTAACCTCTATTTCTATTGATGGACACAACAGAATTCCATCTACTGATAATCGTTTGATCAGGCGAATAGTGAGGGATCATAAATATCGAAATTATAGCGCCTACGATACAATTAGTCGTTGGCCTAGTGTGAGAAGAGGCGAAGAGAAAAATATTTTTCCTTATCAAGAGGAGGCAGATGCGATGTTTAATTCAGCCTTACCATATGAATTGGGGGTTTTAAAAAGACATGCAGAGCCAATTCTAAAAGAAATTCAGCCAAACATGGTTGAGTACTCGGAAGCGAATCGATTATTGAAGTTTTTTAGCTATTTCCGACCAATTAGCGACGAGGAAATACCACCAACATCCTTAATGAGAGAATTTTTAGGAGGAAGTACCTTTGACTATTAA
- the smpB gene encoding SsrA-binding protein: MQKINIRNKRASFEYEFIETFVAGIQLFGTEIKSIRAGKASLADSFCYFAGNELYVKGMHISEYKFGSYYNHEEKRERKLLLNRKELDKMDRKTKESGLTIVPLKIFLNPKGFAKMEIAICRGKKHYDKRESLKQKDHKREIDRMMKR, translated from the coding sequence ATGCAGAAAATAAACATTAGAAATAAAAGAGCCAGCTTTGAATACGAATTCATTGAGACCTTTGTAGCAGGAATTCAACTATTTGGAACTGAAATTAAATCTATTCGAGCTGGAAAAGCAAGTTTAGCAGACTCCTTCTGCTATTTTGCCGGAAACGAGCTTTATGTGAAAGGCATGCATATTTCTGAATACAAATTTGGTTCGTATTACAACCACGAAGAAAAAAGAGAAAGAAAACTCCTATTAAATCGAAAGGAATTAGATAAAATGGATCGAAAAACCAAAGAAAGTGGTTTGACCATTGTTCCTTTAAAGATATTCCTTAATCCAAAAGGTTTTGCCAAAATGGAAATTGCTATTTGTCGAGGTAAAAAACACTACGACAAAAGAGAAAGTTTAAAGCAAAAAGACCACAAGAGAGAAATAGATCGCATGATGAAGAGATAG
- a CDS encoding YIP1 family protein, with the protein MKYRSQTIIHSFSRLINLFFIPKKEWNAIAQEETSVKSLFLYFAIPLIAACSIISFFGVLIHTKSIGVSISQLFVSFFSLIVGLFFAAKIIILLAPNFQLTIKPYIIFQLIIYSGAAFCVFHGIAKLFSPYSFLNQICLLCELYFIRILWIGTTPLLPIAENKKPGFTIMASLLVLVLPLIFDRMFSILFKLPVTI; encoded by the coding sequence ATGAAATATCGCTCACAAACTATTATACATTCTTTTTCAAGGCTAATAAACCTATTCTTCATTCCCAAAAAGGAATGGAATGCAATTGCGCAAGAAGAAACATCAGTAAAGTCATTATTCCTTTATTTTGCAATACCTTTAATTGCGGCGTGTTCTATCATCTCATTTTTTGGTGTATTAATTCACACCAAAAGTATTGGCGTTAGTATTTCTCAGCTATTTGTTTCTTTTTTCTCTTTAATTGTTGGTCTTTTTTTCGCTGCTAAAATCATCATTTTATTGGCTCCAAATTTCCAACTCACAATAAAGCCATACATTATATTTCAACTGATCATTTATAGCGGTGCTGCATTCTGTGTTTTTCACGGAATAGCCAAGCTTTTTAGCCCTTATTCCTTTCTAAATCAGATATGTCTACTTTGCGAGCTGTATTTTATTCGAATTTTATGGATTGGAACAACACCTCTTCTACCTATAGCAGAAAATAAAAAACCAGGCTTCACTATAATGGCAAGCTTGTTGGTTTTAGTACTACCTTTAATATTCGATCGAATGTTTTCCATTCTATTCAAGCTACCAGTTACGATTTAA